The Lytechinus pictus isolate F3 Inbred chromosome 15, Lp3.0, whole genome shotgun sequence genome contains a region encoding:
- the LOC129278002 gene encoding retinoic acid receptor RXR-gamma-like: MVDISEVPLTPDKLSPLSDVSNNNEEDPSVLKLPPSKRWRGTFHNNNNSSRCTDLEALSPSAEETDSQQDSQSQNNSRRSSADMDIHMHPSHFDMGKFPHHMMPPPPLLVVPSLVPNQPQMPPRTQDSFFLKSPHGPHIARVESPMSTLSPFSALSSPGTTPRMSPLTSLPTPVSSGFLPSPMTAGTFLFSPFSAGPGIPTSTTPTHFPFPPHLPFQTQHLLREANSDPKLRTQSEGDAASLKSSGLDSQGHSEESNSDEDESLMLCSICCDKATGLHYGIITCEGCKGFFKRTVQNKRVYTCVGNGQCEVTKAQRNRCQYCRFQKCLHMGMMLEGKSFMIKSFCYRYVANCICLFED; encoded by the coding sequence ATGGTGGATATTTCTGAGGTACCATTAACTCCGGATAAACTTTCACCCCTTAGTGATGTCAGCAACAACAACGAAGAGGATCCTTCGGTCTTGAAGCTCCCACCCTCCAAGAGATGGAGAGGAACGTTTCACAACAATAATAACAGCAGCCGATGCACTGACCTTGAAGCTCTTTCACCTTCTGCAGAAGAGACAGACTCACAACAGGATTCCCAGAGCCAGAACAACAGTCGCAGGTCTTCTGCAGACATGGACATACATATGCACCCAAGTCACTTTGACATGGGAAAGTTTCCGCATCACATGATGCCACCCCCACCTCTTTTGGTCGTCCCAAGCCTCGTCCCAAACCAGCCACAGATGCCCCCAAGGACCCAGGacagttttttcttgaaaagcccTCATGGACCTCATATTGCCAGGGTAGAGTCACCCATGTCAACCCTCAGTCCGTTTTCTGCTCTGTCCTCTCCGGGTACAACCCCAAGGATGTCTCCTCTGACATCTCTTCCGACGCCAGTATCTAGTGGCTTCTTGCCGTCACCGATGACAGCGGGTACTTTCCTCTTCTCTCCTTTCTCGGCAGGTCCGGGAATCCCCACCTCGACAACGCCAACCCACTTCCCTTTTCCGCCACACCTTCCATTCCAAACCCAGCATCTCTTGCGAGAGGCAAACAGCGACCCAAAGTTACGAACTCAATCCGAGGGGGATGCTGCATCCCTCAAGTCCTCAGGACTGGACAGTCAAGGTCATAGTGAAGAAAGCAATTCAGACGAAGATGAGTCATTGATGCTCTGCAGCATATGCTGCGACAAAGCCACAGGACTCCACTATGGCATAATCACTTGCGAAGGGTGCAAAGGGTTCTTTAAGAGGACAGTTCAGAACAAACGTGTATACACATGTGTAGGCAATGGACAATGTGAAGTAACAAAGGCACAGAGGAATCGATGCCAGTACTGCCGTTTTCAGAAGTGTCTTCATATGGGCATGATGTTAGAAGGTAAGTCTTTCATGATAAAATCTTTTTGTTACAGGTATGTAGCAAATTGCATTTGCTTGTTCGAGGATTAG